A genomic segment from Sphingopyxis sp. DBS4 encodes:
- a CDS encoding murein L,D-transpeptidase catalytic domain family protein, with translation MNELIDRRTLLAGLAGAGALAATSARAAQLPDWMAQPSTPGTMPPPAPVQAPVDYLAVARKQLALQSRSIHQTDRVGIVDFGLPSSRPRFALIDMAAGKIEMFPVTHGRGSDPQHDGWLKRFSNAPGSLASSRGAYRTSDYYWGANGSSMRLAGLEADNSNADMRAIVIHGAWYAEPALIATQGKLGRSEGCFVFGEELLPMVLYKLGPGRLLFADKLSAPPPMPSFPMPTEPLPGTENIIRTSASSGTMPKTAD, from the coding sequence GTGAATGAACTGATCGATCGGCGGACATTGCTGGCTGGCTTGGCGGGCGCGGGGGCGCTCGCCGCGACGTCGGCGCGGGCCGCCCAATTGCCCGACTGGATGGCGCAGCCGTCGACGCCGGGAACCATGCCGCCTCCGGCGCCCGTACAGGCGCCGGTCGACTATCTTGCCGTCGCGCGCAAGCAGTTGGCGCTGCAATCGCGCTCCATCCACCAGACCGACCGCGTCGGTATCGTCGATTTCGGCCTGCCCTCGTCGCGCCCGCGCTTCGCGCTGATCGACATGGCGGCGGGCAAGATCGAGATGTTCCCGGTGACCCACGGGCGCGGCTCGGACCCGCAGCACGACGGCTGGCTCAAGCGTTTCTCGAACGCGCCGGGTAGCCTGGCCTCGTCGCGCGGTGCCTATCGCACCAGCGATTATTATTGGGGCGCGAACGGCTCCTCGATGCGGCTCGCGGGGCTGGAGGCCGACAACAGCAACGCCGACATGCGCGCGATCGTCATCCACGGCGCCTGGTATGCCGAACCGGCGCTGATCGCGACGCAGGGCAAGCTGGGGCGCAGTGAGGGCTGCTTCGTCTTCGGTGAGGAATTGCTGCCGATGGTGCTCTACAAGCTGGGGCCCGGGCGGCTGCTCTTCGCCGACAAGCTGAGCGCGCCGCCGCCGATGCCGAGCTTCCCGATGCCGACAGAGCCGCTGCCGGGGACCGAGAATATCATCCGCACCAGCGCGAGCAGCGGGACGATGCCGAAGACGGCGGATTAA
- a CDS encoding arsenate reductase family protein produces MKAVIWHNPACGTSRKTLAILEETPGVEVEVVEYLKTPYTADKLRQLFRDAGLTAREALRLRGTDAEERGLKDASEDAIIAAMTGNPAYVDRPFVETEKGVRYCRPQDRVREIL; encoded by the coding sequence ATGAAGGCAGTCATCTGGCACAACCCCGCCTGCGGCACCTCGCGCAAGACGCTGGCGATTCTCGAAGAGACCCCCGGCGTCGAGGTCGAGGTGGTCGAATATCTGAAGACCCCCTATACGGCGGACAAGCTGCGCCAGCTTTTCCGCGACGCCGGTCTGACCGCACGCGAGGCGCTTCGCCTGCGCGGCACCGACGCCGAGGAGCGCGGACTGAAGGACGCGAGCGAGGACGCAATCATCGCCGCGATGACCGGCAACCCCGCCTATGTCGACCGCCCCTTCGTCGAGACCGAAAAGGGCGTCCGCTACTGCCGCCCGCAGGACCGGGTGCGCGAGATTCTCTGA